The Mytilus edulis chromosome 4, xbMytEdul2.2, whole genome shotgun sequence nucleotide sequence ttcaaccaaagatgaagaactggatcttccatcactgtattggatacctaaactacataagtgtcctttcaaacaacggtatattgctgggtcttccaagtgctccacgaaacctctttctaaattattaacatctattttatcagcaatcaaagacgggcttcaaagttatagtgaaactgcctattctagaggtggcgtgaatcagatatggatacttaaaaattccaaagatcttttagagtacatacaatctaactcttattcatcttgtaacagtattaaaatatttgacttttctactctttacacaagtattccacactccaaactaaaagacaaattgaaagagttggtattgctttgcttcataagaAATAATGggcaacgtagatacaagtatcttgccTTAGGGacggataaatcctactttgtaaaggatcactctgattcaaacaaaaaattctctgaaactggtattatcaagatgcttgatttcttggttgtcaacatatttgttacgttcggaggacgtgtttttcaacagactatcggccaatgggaacaaactgtgcccctctacttgccgacttgtttctttatcattatgaggctgacttcatgcaggaacttcttagggagaaagataagaagttagaaatatcctttaactctactttccgctatatagatgatgttcttttactaaataattcaaaatttggtgactacaTGTATGTGGATAGCATCTAtctcatcgaactagagataaaggatactacagccACAGTtaagtctgcttcatatcttgacttacatctagaaattgacaatgagggtcggttgaaaacaaaactttacgacaaaagagatgatttcagcttccaattgtgaacttttccatttctaagtagcaacattccaacagcacctgcatacggggtatatctcccaattgatacgatattcccgtgcttgcatttactatcatgactttcttgatagaaggttgctgctcacaaggaatctattaaaccaatagttccaaatggtgaagttgaaatcatcccttcataaattttacggacgccatcccGAGTTGGTTGattgttatggaataaccgtttcacaaatgatatcggatatgttccttatgtcgtaactacaatccccttccctttcatgaatgtgacctaccgaaaaaGACTATTTAtcagatttgttatcacataagcaacacgacgggtgccacatgtggagcaggatctgcctacccttccggagcacctacgatcaccccttgttttttgtggggttcatgttatttattctttagttttctatgttgtatcatgtgttctattgtttgactgtttgtctttttcatttttagccatggcgttgtcagtttattttagatttaagagtttgactgtccctttggtatcttttgtccctcttttatatatatagtttcttcCATCTACAAACAAACTATTTATTATTAATGCTCTTGGGAGACATTTACTATGTAATGAGTGTTATAGATGAGCCGCTTGAATATGTCACTATTTTATGCTCcgtgatattaaaaaaaactaagattAAATATATAATCATGTAGGTTGTTATTATCACTTACTTGATTATATGATATTCACCTGATCTGTTCaattatttaagaataaaaaatgccattttaacATATTGACCTTTTACGTACAAATGATGCTATAAAAATCAAATCACGTGATTACGAACTGTGAAAAAGGACAGTTTGAGGCCTACACTATCAACAACTGTCTCAGCTATATAAACTGATTCGCAAAATGTATAATATGTTATTCTGTATTCTTATATCAATAAGATTAAGTCTTAGAATTCTAGAAGCCATGATTAATTCACAGTTCAACATCGATTATACTGTAGCGGatattgaaacagtagaaggagAATCTATTTCGAGCGATGATGATAGAGTCGAGACACCTTCTAAATGGACAAGTGACCGTAAAAGTAACTGCATTAACGGTGAACCTATTGCAAAGGTATGTTGAATTATTTGCACGAGCATAGAAAAATTGAagactttttttgtaattattgtcATGATATGCAGTAAAAACACTCGTAACACGTAAGGAAGGTTgaagtttatatttttgtatgtaaaacacCAAACTGGTTAATTATTGACTCGTTTCACCTGTGTTGATAAGTTGATCAAATAAAATGTGTACAAAATTGCATCCTGTACAGAGCTATATAATATTATACATATCTAAATATGTTTGTACTTTTTTCTATGATGCTTATTTTTTGTTTCAGAAACGATTATCTTCCATTGATTCCAAAAAGAAGCCACCACACTCTTATATCGCTATGATTTCGATGGCAATATTGAGTAAACCGGACAAGAAAATGTTACTCAACGATATATACCAATATATAATGGAACATTTTCCATTCTACAATAACGAAGAAAAGGCATGGAAAAACAACATACGGCATAATCTTTCTCTGAACGAGTGCTTCGGGAAACATAGCAGGTCTAATAGCGGAAAGGGTAACTATTGGTCTATCCATCCATCATGCATGGAAGAGTTTGCAATAGGAGATTTCAGACGTCGGCAAGCACGGCGGAAAGCACGGACGAATTCTGTAAAATCTGTCAACGGTTCTTATTATGAAAATGACTTCCGATACAATTTTGGATATGTACCTATGACATCGTCGTTAATTGGGTTCAACTCAATGAACGGAACACATATGCATACACCCCTTCACAGTCCATTCAACATTTTTCAGTCTCCAGTATCTGAACTCGGAACGACTGCAAAACCCTGTCCGGCCACCATTCAGTCTTTTGGAACCAACTCACTATTTAATGTTACACCATCAACGCCATTCGTACGATCTTTCAATGCACAATCTGTGCTTAATATGAAGTCACCTTTCAGCTCAAATACGAATCCAGTATTTTACCCATCCTGTCAGATACAAAGAGGGTTTTCTGATTGGTGAGAAAGAACATATCCCGCATTTCCCATGGTGTGGGTTTAATTTACTTCCTTTACAGAAGGAAAAACGTCAGTACAGTGATATTAGAGGTTAGTGAAGATGCTGAACAGTTTTATTTACGCGTACAAGTCAGAGATACACAATTATTTTAAGCAATTAAATGCAAAAAGTTTTGGTATAGCTATACCGTAGAATGAATTGGCTCAATTGTAATTCAAAGATTGGACTAACATGACATATTTATGTATAGGGTAATTGCATTTAAAAATGATGGGTATTGTAAGTTTTCCTCAGGAAATTAAGACAGACAAATgttggatgttggatgtgcaCTGATTGGTATTTGAGTGTAAGATATATGATTTGTTTAAAAGCTTTTAGTAGCTGCGAGTATTCTAAGATATATGCTCTTtgtgttttcttgttttgtttagtTATTTATGGGCTTTATATCGATCGCTTAAGTTATGACTTTTTAACTGACTATCattgtttgttcttatgttgtggtGTTTGCCAATGTCCATGGTTAGTATTTTGTGCCGTTTGACATGGTGAACCCAGCAATATTCAGTAACATATTTATGTAAAGAATAATTGCGTTTGAAATCAATGGGTATCGCAAGTATTCCTCAGGAAATCAAGACAAATGTTGGATGTTGGTTGGGTATTGAATGGTATTTGAGGCTTAGATACTAGTACATGATTTTGTTAAGATTTCAGTAGCTGTGAGAACATGAAGATAGttttttgatgtttttcttattttatttagttGTTTATGTGCTTAATATCGATCTTATACGTTAAGCCTTTTCAAAGGCCTATTATAGTTTGttataatgttgttgtgttttacCAGTGACGGTGACTGTCCATGGCTAGTTTTACCAGTGACGGACTGTCCATGGCTAGTTTTACCAGTGACGGTGACTGTCCATGGCTCGTTATACCAGTGACGGACTGTCCATGGCTAGTTTTACCAGTGACGGACTGTCCATGGCTAGTTTTACCAGTGACGGTGACTGTCCATGGCTCGTTTTACCAGTGACGGTGAATGTCCATGGCTCGTTTTTGGTGCAGTCAGACAAGCTTAACCTCCAAACAGTCAGTGTGTGCCTGTCGCAAGCCAGAAGCCTGTCATTTGGTGGCTTTCGTTTGTTGTTTCctcttatttttacataaatcaggccgtcacttttctcgtttgaattttttttgcaTTGGTCTTTTCGAGGCCTTTAATAGCTTGTtgtgcagtatgggttttgttaTTGGTTAAAGACCGTACGATGACTTGTTGCTTTATTTAATATGGTCTCTGATGGAGAATTttttcattggtaatcatattctatcattttattcataaatttgtaaacatatatatacttaaagTACTATGTTAAAAATCTTTTTAAGTGTTGTCAaatctaacatgtctaaacatTGTAATCTTAAGTTGTTAATGTTAATTTTGTtgactttaaaatatttcagaataATATGTGTAGAcatgtatttgtatgttttagTCAAATATATCACTTTATATCATGTTAATGAATCATTGTTTGTGCTACAGTAGTAGTTTATGCCattatttgaaaattgtaatCATGTGTATCTCTAAATAGAAATATCATATTGGCACAAGCAAAATGTATTaaacatattatagaaaatactGCTGTAGTTCTAGTCCTTAATCAACAGTTTagtttacacttgtatgcaagaTAGCTCGCCatcattaatttaatttgttGATGGAGACTGTAACCTTCTTGGTGGAATTTGTTATACAGTTCATATTGACAGCTTCTGCATACGTTAACGTCTTTTGACCGTTTACACACTTTAACACAATACTCATCAATTCCAGTTTACCATAATATACATTTGCAGAATACACTGGTTTGTAATTATTGTTTGGGATAAAGACAATGTAACGAAAGTTCGCAATCTGCACAAACAAACATAAATGGTGTATTGCAAAAAGGGTTCAGGTAGTACAGTCAAACAACATTGAACAACAGAATCTTCAATTGCATGACAAAATCCTTCTACTTGTGTAAAATTATGGTATGTTGTAACTGATTCTTTACTCAATGTCTGAAACGAAAAATAATTCAGAAGGGACTTCTAACTTTGTCACTAACTGCCTTGTTTTGTTGCTGTTGAGGCTTAGCTCACCAAAaaggttatataaaaaaatattctgtccACTACCCCCTCCCAAACTCAGAACAGCAGATAGTCATTCCCCTAAAGACAACTAAGTGTTAATCAACAATAATGAACCATGTAGATGAGGTTGATGTAaaaagacaaaagagatgattctAGCTTCCCGATTGTGAagtttccatttctatgtagcaacattctagcagcactTGCATTCGGAGTAtatgtctcccaattgatacgatattcccgggcttgtatttcctatcatgatttccttgatattgGGTTGCTGCtcggaagctattaaaccaagaggtccaaatggtgaagttgaattcACCccttaaatttgtcaattttacggacgctatcaagAGTTGGTTTACCGTTTTGATATGGGAGATTTTCCttaagtcgtaactacaatccgtTCCATCttaacgaatgtgacctaccaatttagactttttaccgggtttgtaaaaACATAAGCAACACGGCAGGTGcatcatgtggagcaggatcaccttacccttccagagcacctaatatcacccccagtttttggtgaggttcgtgttgattatttcttagttttctatgttgtgtcttgtgaacaattatttgtcttttatcCACATCCTACTCTCAATAAATTTCGAGCAAACAGTTTGCAGTAACTATTTAGCTGAGTTTTGACTATAGATTAAATGGTGACATATCTTTCTGTTGAAATTGACCCACTACACAGGTATCTTTAAAATCTGACTCTGCATGTCAGTCTGTCACACAGGTTCATATTCATGTCACATAAACATGTTGtcatatgaatgtaatatttgccactagatgATAATCACCACTATCTATATCTTCATGTTGAAGACAGtactatgacctataatggtttacttttacaaattgtgacttggatagagaaatgtctcattgccaattataccacatcatcttatatctGAGCCTAATCTCTGGTATAATCCTTGATTGTATCATCTCATCTACTGGTGTTATTCTGTCTTGAGGATCAACAGCTTTAATCATTTTGAGAGGTGGCCAGGTTGATTACATAAGAATACTAAGGGAACTTGGACATGGTGGTCAAGGACTttaggtttagacttgaagttataaaaatttaaatcccaCAAGGCTGCATTGTGTGAAACATGTTTTTGTAGTAATACATGTAGTTGATGTCTCATTTATAAGTGTGGTAGAGGTATGAGAGATGATTTTAGTACACTGAGCTAGAAAGCAGGAAAGCATTTTAAATTCTGCTAATTAATAGGCTAATGTTTACTTCATTCTAAAATCTGTATACCCTCAAAGGTGACATCTTGaagtatattttatattatatcagTGTGTAAGGTAAAATTCATAGTTTGGTGCATTCTTCCAAATGTACCCTGTACATGTATGGTGACTACTAGATGtatagttaacatggttaagataAAAGTGCCTTTGGCATGTTTGGTAACTTTGCATGAAAAAAATgctaaaatgttttataatttttattcataTGTTCAAAATCTATGAGCAAAGGAGAAAGTGACTTGTAGATGTAATATTTAATATCAATTGTTTTTCTTCACCAGATACGCTTAGGTCTTCTCTGTCCTGCATacttaatttctttattttgtctTCTCATATTTATTCTTCTTAATCGTCTCCAATAATACATGTTATCTTTACTTAATTCACTTAGCTCTATAGGCTTTCGATCTATATGTAATGAAAACAACCATTCTGGATATTCACTGTCTGGTTTAATAGGGGGGTCTTCTCCTTCTTTGAAATAATTAGCTCCACAAACAAAGTTACATAATTTATAAGGATCAGTTTCAACCTCTAAAAATGTTTTCTTCTGTGTTGCTGACATCATCTTTCCTGAAATAGGCAAAAGCAAATATAAACAAATAGTTTCATGATAAAATATAAGGCTGGACATATCTTTaaaaatagtacatgtatacaagcttaaagggaaacttcgcgatttttcacttatcatcttattatgttcatataATACCATGAAAAACATattacaagttttattttgatatgaaaactaataaagaagaaaatagggaattattaattttatttcttcaaacttCCTGACTTACATTTATGTGACATAGTTTAAGTCTT carries:
- the LOC139521295 gene encoding forkhead box protein I3-A-like; translation: MYNMLFCILISIRLSLRILEAMINSQFNIDYTVADIETVEGESISSDDDRVETPSKWTSDRKSNCINGEPIAKKRLSSIDSKKKPPHSYIAMISMAILSKPDKKMLLNDIYQYIMEHFPFYNNEEKAWKNNIRHNLSLNECFGKHSRSNSGKGNYWSIHPSCMEEFAIGDFRRRQARRKARTNSVKSVNGSYYENDFRYNFGYVPMTSSLIGFNSMNGTHMHTPLHSPFNIFQSPVSELGTTAKPCPATIQSFGTNSLFNVTPSTPFVRSFNAQSVLNMKSPFSSNTNPVFYPSCQIQRGFSDW
- the LOC139519207 gene encoding large ribosomal subunit protein mL54-like — encoded protein: MSVLRLFVPNLKVLTKKLIKPPDILCKAGYAAGKLKGKMMSATQKKTFLEVETDPYKLCNFVCGANYFKEGEDPPIKPDSEYPEWLFSLHIDRKPIELSELSKDNMYYWRRLRRINMRRQNKEIKYAGQRRPKRIW